The proteins below come from a single Vanacampus margaritifer isolate UIUO_Vmar chromosome 10, RoL_Vmar_1.0, whole genome shotgun sequence genomic window:
- the fgf18a gene encoding fibroblast growth factor 18a isoform X1, giving the protein MWSLLSTLTVLCIQMLLVMCNPLQVLGVDGVNFSVHVENQTQVRDTMSRRHHRVYQLYSRTSGKHVQVLGRRISARGEDGDKYAQLVVEADTFGSQVRIRGKETNFYLCMNRRGKLVGKKASNRSADCVFVEKVLENHYTALMSARYTGWYVGFTKRGRPRRGPHTLPNQQDVHFMKRFPPGEQPDLTTPFRFTTISKRGKRVRVTGPR; this is encoded by the exons ATGTGGTCCCTTCTTTCCACGCTGACCGTCTT ATGTATCCAGATGTTGCTGGTGATGTGCAATCCATTACAG GTACTCGGTGTAGATGGGGTCAACTTCAGCGTGCATGTGGAGAACCAGACGCAGGTGCGAGACACCATGAGTCGACGACACCACCGGGTATACCAGCTGTACAGTCGCACCAGCGGCAAGCATGTCCAAGTGCTGGGACGTCGAATCAGCGCCCGGGGAGAAGATGGAGACAAATATG CCCAGCTCGTAGTGGAGGCAGACACCTTTGGTAGCCAGGTGAGAATCCGGGGCAAAGAAACCAACTTCTACTTGTGCATGAACCGCCGGGGCAAGCTAGTAGGAAAG AAGGCTAGTAACAGAAGTGCCGACTGTGTCTTTGTGGAGAAGGTTCTGGAAAACCACTACACAGCTCTGATGTCCGCACGCTACACGGGCTGGTATGTGGGCTTCACAAAAAGAGGGCGCCCTCGCCGCGGCCCCCACACGCTCCCCAACCAGCAGGATGTACACTTCATGAAACGTTTCCCGCCTGGGGAGCAACCTGACCTCACCACACCATTTCGCTTCACCACCATCAGCAAGAGAGGCAAGAGGGTGCGTGTTACTGGGCCCCGCTAA
- the fgf18a gene encoding fibroblast growth factor 18a isoform X2, which produces MLLVMCNPLQVLGVDGVNFSVHVENQTQVRDTMSRRHHRVYQLYSRTSGKHVQVLGRRISARGEDGDKYAQLVVEADTFGSQVRIRGKETNFYLCMNRRGKLVGKKASNRSADCVFVEKVLENHYTALMSARYTGWYVGFTKRGRPRRGPHTLPNQQDVHFMKRFPPGEQPDLTTPFRFTTISKRGKRVRVTGPR; this is translated from the exons ATGTTGCTGGTGATGTGCAATCCATTACAG GTACTCGGTGTAGATGGGGTCAACTTCAGCGTGCATGTGGAGAACCAGACGCAGGTGCGAGACACCATGAGTCGACGACACCACCGGGTATACCAGCTGTACAGTCGCACCAGCGGCAAGCATGTCCAAGTGCTGGGACGTCGAATCAGCGCCCGGGGAGAAGATGGAGACAAATATG CCCAGCTCGTAGTGGAGGCAGACACCTTTGGTAGCCAGGTGAGAATCCGGGGCAAAGAAACCAACTTCTACTTGTGCATGAACCGCCGGGGCAAGCTAGTAGGAAAG AAGGCTAGTAACAGAAGTGCCGACTGTGTCTTTGTGGAGAAGGTTCTGGAAAACCACTACACAGCTCTGATGTCCGCACGCTACACGGGCTGGTATGTGGGCTTCACAAAAAGAGGGCGCCCTCGCCGCGGCCCCCACACGCTCCCCAACCAGCAGGATGTACACTTCATGAAACGTTTCCCGCCTGGGGAGCAACCTGACCTCACCACACCATTTCGCTTCACCACCATCAGCAAGAGAGGCAAGAGGGTGCGTGTTACTGGGCCCCGCTAA
- the fbxw11a gene encoding F-box and WD repeat domain-containing 11-A isoform X1: MEPEMEDKTLDLMNTSGMESQNLVDDLSPKKNTVLKLSNGPVVGSRKRPSEGNYEKEKEHCIALFDQWSEADQVEFVERLISRMCHYQHGHINSYLKPMLQRDFITALPAQGLDHIAENILSFLDARSLCAAELVCKEWQRVISEGMLWKKLIERMVRTDPLWKGLSERHQWEKYLFKNRTSEVPPNSYYHSLYPKIIQDIETIEANWRCGRHNLQRIQCRSENSKGVYCLQYDDDKIISGLRDNSIKIWDKQSLECLKILTGHTGSVLCLQYDERVIVTGSSDSTVRVWEVTTGEVLNTLIHHNEAVLHLRFANGLMVTCSKDRSIAVWDMASPTDISLRRVLVGHRAAVNVVDFDDKYIVSASGDRTIKVWSTSTCEFVRTLNGHKRGIACLQYRDRLVVSGSSDNTIRLWDIECGACLRVLEGHEELVRCIRFDNKRIVSGAYDGKIKVWDLQAALDPRAPASTLCLRTLVEHSGRVFRLQFDEFQIISSSHDDTILIWDFLNVSTNGQSEGRSPSRTYTYISR, encoded by the exons ATGGAGCCGGAGATGGAGGACAAAACGTTGGATCTGATG AATACGTCGGGGATGGAGTCACAGAATCTAGTGGATGACCTGTCGCCAAAGAAGAACACTGTTCTCAAG CTTAGTAATGGTCCTGTTGTGGGGTCCCGCAAGCGCCCGTCAGAAGGGAACTACGAGAAAGAAAAGGAACACTGCATTGCCCTGTTCGACCAGTGGTCAGAGGCTGACCAGGTGGAGTTTGTTGAGCGCCTGATCTCTCGAATGTGCCACTACCAGCATGGTCACATCAACTCCTACCTCAAACCCATGCTACAGAGAGACTTTATCACAGCTCTGCCAG cCCAAGGCTTAGATCACATAGCAGAAAACATCTTGTCGTTCTTGGATGCCCGTTCGCTTTGTGCAGCAGAGCTGGTGTGTAAAGAGTGGCAGAGGGTCATCTCTGAGGGTATGCTGTGGAAGAAGCTCATAGAGCGCATGGTCCGCACTGACCCACTATGGAAAGGACTGTCCGAAAGACATCAGTG GGAGAAATATCTGTTCAAAAATCGCACATCCGAAGTCCCGCCCAACTCGTATTATCACTCCCTATATCCCAAAATCATCCAAGACATAGAG ACAATTGAGGCTAACTGGCGGTGTGGTAGACACAATTTGCAAAGGATCCAATGCCGCTCAGAAAATAGTAAAGGGGTTTATTGTCTCCAGTACGATGACGACAAGATCATCAGTGGCCTTAGGGACAATTCCATCAAG ATATGGGATAAACAGTCACTGGAGTGTCTGAAGATTCTGACTGGTCACACAGGTTCAGTGTTGTGCCTCCAGTATGATGAGAGGGTCATCGTCACTGGGTCATCTGACTCAACTGTCAG GGTGTGGGAGGTGACGACAGGTGAGGTACTGAACACGCTGATCCACCACAACGAGGCCGTGCTTCATTTACGCTTCGCCAACGGCCTCATGGTCACGTGTTCCAAGGACCGCTCGATCGCCGTGTGGGACATGGCCTCGCCAACTGACATTAGCTTACGGCGAGTCCTTGTGGGACACCGGGCGGCTGTCAACGTGGTCGACTTTGACGACAAATATATTGTGTCGGCCTCAGGGGACCGCACCATCAAG GTATGGAGCACCAGCACCTGTGAATTTGTCCGCACTCTAAACGGTCACAAGCGGGGCATTGCCTGTCTACAGTACCGGGATCGACTGGTTGTCAGCGGCTCTTCTGATAACACAATTAG GTTATGGGACATTGAGTGTGGGGCATGTTTACGAGTGCTGGAGGGTCATGAAGAACTGGTGCGTTGCATCCGCTTTGATAACAAGAGAATTGTCAGTGGCGCTTATGATGG TAAAATCAAAGTGTGGGACTTGCAAGCAGCCTTGGACCCACGAGCACCTGCAAGCACACTATGCCTGCGCACTCTAGTG GAGCACTCTGGCCGTGTGTTCCGTCTGCAGTTTGATGAGTTCCAGATCATCAGCAGTTCTCACGACGACACCATTTTGATCTGGGACTTTTTGAACGTCTCGACCAACGGCCAGTCAGAGGGACGGTCCCCCTCCCGCACCTACACATACATTTCTAGATAG
- the fbxw11a gene encoding F-box and WD repeat domain-containing 11-A isoform X2: protein MESQNLVDDLSPKKNTVLKLSNGPVVGSRKRPSEGNYEKEKEHCIALFDQWSEADQVEFVERLISRMCHYQHGHINSYLKPMLQRDFITALPAQGLDHIAENILSFLDARSLCAAELVCKEWQRVISEGMLWKKLIERMVRTDPLWKGLSERHQWEKYLFKNRTSEVPPNSYYHSLYPKIIQDIETIEANWRCGRHNLQRIQCRSENSKGVYCLQYDDDKIISGLRDNSIKIWDKQSLECLKILTGHTGSVLCLQYDERVIVTGSSDSTVRVWEVTTGEVLNTLIHHNEAVLHLRFANGLMVTCSKDRSIAVWDMASPTDISLRRVLVGHRAAVNVVDFDDKYIVSASGDRTIKVWSTSTCEFVRTLNGHKRGIACLQYRDRLVVSGSSDNTIRLWDIECGACLRVLEGHEELVRCIRFDNKRIVSGAYDGKIKVWDLQAALDPRAPASTLCLRTLVEHSGRVFRLQFDEFQIISSSHDDTILIWDFLNVSTNGQSEGRSPSRTYTYISR from the exons ATGGAGTCACAGAATCTAGTGGATGACCTGTCGCCAAAGAAGAACACTGTTCTCAAG CTTAGTAATGGTCCTGTTGTGGGGTCCCGCAAGCGCCCGTCAGAAGGGAACTACGAGAAAGAAAAGGAACACTGCATTGCCCTGTTCGACCAGTGGTCAGAGGCTGACCAGGTGGAGTTTGTTGAGCGCCTGATCTCTCGAATGTGCCACTACCAGCATGGTCACATCAACTCCTACCTCAAACCCATGCTACAGAGAGACTTTATCACAGCTCTGCCAG cCCAAGGCTTAGATCACATAGCAGAAAACATCTTGTCGTTCTTGGATGCCCGTTCGCTTTGTGCAGCAGAGCTGGTGTGTAAAGAGTGGCAGAGGGTCATCTCTGAGGGTATGCTGTGGAAGAAGCTCATAGAGCGCATGGTCCGCACTGACCCACTATGGAAAGGACTGTCCGAAAGACATCAGTG GGAGAAATATCTGTTCAAAAATCGCACATCCGAAGTCCCGCCCAACTCGTATTATCACTCCCTATATCCCAAAATCATCCAAGACATAGAG ACAATTGAGGCTAACTGGCGGTGTGGTAGACACAATTTGCAAAGGATCCAATGCCGCTCAGAAAATAGTAAAGGGGTTTATTGTCTCCAGTACGATGACGACAAGATCATCAGTGGCCTTAGGGACAATTCCATCAAG ATATGGGATAAACAGTCACTGGAGTGTCTGAAGATTCTGACTGGTCACACAGGTTCAGTGTTGTGCCTCCAGTATGATGAGAGGGTCATCGTCACTGGGTCATCTGACTCAACTGTCAG GGTGTGGGAGGTGACGACAGGTGAGGTACTGAACACGCTGATCCACCACAACGAGGCCGTGCTTCATTTACGCTTCGCCAACGGCCTCATGGTCACGTGTTCCAAGGACCGCTCGATCGCCGTGTGGGACATGGCCTCGCCAACTGACATTAGCTTACGGCGAGTCCTTGTGGGACACCGGGCGGCTGTCAACGTGGTCGACTTTGACGACAAATATATTGTGTCGGCCTCAGGGGACCGCACCATCAAG GTATGGAGCACCAGCACCTGTGAATTTGTCCGCACTCTAAACGGTCACAAGCGGGGCATTGCCTGTCTACAGTACCGGGATCGACTGGTTGTCAGCGGCTCTTCTGATAACACAATTAG GTTATGGGACATTGAGTGTGGGGCATGTTTACGAGTGCTGGAGGGTCATGAAGAACTGGTGCGTTGCATCCGCTTTGATAACAAGAGAATTGTCAGTGGCGCTTATGATGG TAAAATCAAAGTGTGGGACTTGCAAGCAGCCTTGGACCCACGAGCACCTGCAAGCACACTATGCCTGCGCACTCTAGTG GAGCACTCTGGCCGTGTGTTCCGTCTGCAGTTTGATGAGTTCCAGATCATCAGCAGTTCTCACGACGACACCATTTTGATCTGGGACTTTTTGAACGTCTCGACCAACGGCCAGTCAGAGGGACGGTCCCCCTCCCGCACCTACACATACATTTCTAGATAG